One Chanodichthys erythropterus isolate Z2021 chromosome 10, ASM2448905v1, whole genome shotgun sequence DNA segment encodes these proteins:
- the ftsj3 gene encoding pre-rRNA 2'-O-ribose RNA methyltransferase FTSJ3, with the protein MGKKLKVGKTRKDKFYHLAKETGYRSRSSFKLIQLNRKFQFLQKARALVDLCAAPGGWLQVASKFMPVSSLIIGVDLVPIKPIPNVVTLQEDITTEKCRQALRKELQTWKVDVVLNDGAPNVGANWQHDAFSQASLTLMALKLACEFLTKGGTFITKVFRSKDYQPLMWIFQQFFKKVQATKPQASRNESAEIFVVCQGFLAPDKIDNKFFDPKHAFKEVDVQVKTVKELVTKKKPKAEGYSDGDLTLYHIFSITEFLKAENPVDFLSKANKITFDNPELESHPLTSPEIKECCSDIKVLGRKELRLLLSWRSKLRRFLAKKLRQEAQQLDQEINLSSNDEESDTDEKESKKKAGENKDENEPDDEEEEMEKKLAEMKAEEFSDLKRKKKKLLKERRKQRERVELKMDLPGVSIADTSDCSMFSLMAIKKAEGLSVIAQGDMKGADAVLEEVQEEDVHLSDEDEDERVSLASDLDSDDLEEIEKKEREIEAKMPKKKKVSFAREQQDEGETNGNELLVELEGKDEKKERETNMWFSKDIFAELDLDDDKDAMSELIQTQLLQSGKGKKRKAEAEPAAQEEEVATPSQEVEKAGDEDDSDSDDDSSDDEREIAQMKHASAAVGMEGLADDEDFQVVPVEKTNKRARILDAEGLALGAQIAASKKRARDLIDGSFHRFANSEDMTEVPAWFFDDEKKHRMKPVPVTKDMVEEYKQKWREINARPIRRVAEAKARKKRRTLKKLEQAKKKAEAVVNTVDISEREKMAQLKSIYKKAGVGKEKRDVTYIVAKKGVGSRVRRPAGVKGAFRVVDGRMKKDTRAAQRKDERQRGKGGRGNKGGRGDKGGRGNKGGWGNKGGRGMKAGKGRPKK; encoded by the exons ATGGGTAAAAAACTCAAAGTCGGAAAAACCAGAAAGGATAAATTCTATCATCTCGCAAAAGAAACGG GTTATCGGTCCCGATCGTCGTTCAAGCTCATTCAGCTCAATCGTAAGTTCCAGTTTCTTCAGAAAGCTCGAGCTCTGGTGGATCTGTGTGCCGCTCCAGGAGGATG GCTGCAGGTGGCGTCAAAGTTCATGCCCGTGTCCAGCCTCATCATCG GTGTGGATCTGGTGCCGATCAAACCCATCCCGAACGTGGTCACCCTGCAGGAGGACATTACGACGGAGAAATGCAGACAG GCTCTCAGGAAGGAGCTGCAAACGTGGAAGGTGGACGTGGTCCTCAATGACGGTGCGCCCAACGTTGGTGCCAACTGGCAGCATGATGCCTTCTCCCAAG CGAGTCTCACTCTGATGGCTCTCAAACTGGCCTGCGAGTTCCTCACGAAGGGCGGCACGTTCATCACTAAAGTCTTCCGCTCCAAAGACTACCAGCCGCTCATGTGGATCTTCCAACAGTTCTTCAAGAAGGTTCAGGCCACCAAACCACAGGCCTCGCGAAACGAGTCCGCCGAGATCTTCGTCGTCTGTCAAG GTTTTTTGGCCCCGGATAAAATTGACAACAAGTTCTTCGACCCCAAACATGCTTTTAAAGAGGTCGATGTACAAGTGAAAACTGTGAAAGAGCTGGTTACCAAAAAAAAGCCCAAA GCTGAAGGCTACAGCGATGGAGATCTCACTCTCTATCACATCTTCTCAATAACAGAATTCTTGAAGGCTGAAAACCCTGTTGATTTCTTGAGCAAAGCCAATAAA ATAACCTTTGATAACCCCGAGCTTGAATCCCACCCTCTCACTTCACCAGAAATCAAAGAGTGCTGCTCCGATATTAAAGTCTTGGGCCGAAAGGAGCTGCG TCTGTTGTTGTCATGGAGATCCAAGCTGAGGAGGTTCCTGGCTAAAAAACTGAGGCAGGAAGCCCAACAGCTGGACCAGGAAATCAA TCTTAGCTCAAACGATGAAGAGAGCGATACTGATGAGAAGGAAAGCAAGAAAAAGGCAGGAGAAAATAAGGATGAGAACGAGCCGGACGACGAGGAAGAGGAGATGGAGAAGAAACTGGCGGAGATGAAGGCCGAAGAGTTTTCCGATCTTAAACG GAAAAAGAAGAAGCTCCTGAAGGAACGAAggaagcagagagagagagtggagCTGAAGATGGATCTTCCTGGAGTTTCCATCGCCGACACCAGCGATTGCTCCATGTTTTCCCTCATGGCTATCAAAAAGGCAGAG GGTCTCAGCGTCATTGCACAGGGCGACATGAAGGGAGCGGACGCTGTGCTGGAGGAAGTGCAGGAGGAGGACGTGCACCTCTCTGACGAGGACGAAGACGAGCGCGTGTCTCTGGCCTCTGACCTCGACTCGGACGACCTCGAGGAAATCgagaagaaagagagagaaatcgAGGCAAAGATGCCCAAGAAGAAAAA AGTTTCATTTGCCAGAGAGCAGCAGGACGAAGGGGAAACCAACGGGAACGAGTTACTCGTCGAACTGGAAGGAAAAGACGAGAAGAAAGAGCGTGAGACCAACATGTGGTTCAGCAAG GACATCTTTGCAGAGCTGGATCTGGACGACGACAAAGACGCCATGAGTGAACTGATACAAACCCAGCTGCTGCAGTCTGGAAAGGGCAAAAAGAGGAAAGCGGAGGCGGAGCCTGCCGCACAGGAAGAGGAAGTGGCCACGCCCTCACAGGAAGTGGAGAAGGCTGGAGACGAAGACGACAGCGACTCTGATGATGACAGCAGCGATGACGAGAG GGAAATTGCGCAAATGAAACACGCCTCAGCCGCCGTCGGCATGGAAGGACTGGCTGATGACGAGGACTTTCAAGTTGTTCCTGTTGAAAAAACAA ATAAACGCGCTCGGATTCTTGACGCGGAGGGTTTGGCGCTGGGTGCTCAGATCGCCGCCTCGAAAAAGAGAGCACGAGACCTGATCGACGGCTCCTTCCACAG GTTTGCGAACTCAGAAGACATGACCGAAGTTCCCGCCTGGTTTTTTGACGATGAAAAGAAGCACCGGATGAAGCCTGTTCCTGTCACCAAAGACATGGTGGAGGAATACAAGCAGAAATGGCGGGAAATCAACGCCCGTCCCATCAGACGCGTGGCAGAGGCCAAAGCCCGCAAGAAGAGACGG ACGTTGAAGAAGTTGGAGCAGGCCAAGAAGAAGGCTGAAGCCGTCGTGAACACTGTGGATATTTCAGAGCGGGAAAAAATGGCACAGCTCAAAAG CATCTACAAAAAGGCCGGCGTGGGTAAAGAGAAACGGGACGTCACGTACATTGTGGCCAAGAAGGGCGTCGGATCCAGAGTGCGGCGTCCGGCCGGAGTCAAGGGCGCTTTCCGTGTGGTGGACGGACGAATGAAGAAAGACACGAGGGCCGCGCAGAGGAAGGATGAGAGGCAGCGAGGCAAAGGAGGGCGGGGCAATAAAGGAGGGCGGGGTGATAAAGGAGGGCGAGGCAATAAAGGAGGATGGGGCAATAAAGGAGGGCGGGGCATGAAGGCAGGAAAAGGACGTCCGAAGAAGTGA